GACCGTAAAGAGGATACAGGAAAAAGCAGACGGGCTCGCAAAGAAATTTGGTATGGGGCCATTAAGAGAGCAACAGTGATCTCAATGGACATTAACTTAAGGGGGACGCTGGTAACAGCCCTAATATTTTTTCTAGTTTTCGTTGGGGCAGTCTACACGATAAGGATCGTCTCAGGTACCAACCTGCCAGTCGCAGCCGTACAATCGGGGAGCATGGAGCCCAACATCCCTACAGGCTCTCTGATCTTCATCCAGGCAACGGATCCCTCTGAGATCGTGGCTGGTCCGCCCCCAATCGGCGATACGGTGATATACATCCAGCAAGGGACGCAGGTTATCGACTATTTCTTATTTGCGTCTTACAACCCTCTTCCGATCTCCCATAGGGCGATAGACAAGGTCGAGGTGGACGGCACATATTACTTCCTGACGAAGGGGGACGCAAACTACTACCCTGACCAGAACCCCTCAAACCCCCTAAGCTGGGTTCCTGAGGACAGGATAATAGGCAAAGTCGTCTACTCGATCCCGTACCTTGGTTACCCATTCCTCTGGTTCAAGAACATCTGGCTAATCTCGCTGGTGGTCCTCACAATAATAATCATAATAATACTGCCCTCTGGCGAAAGAGAGAATGCAAAAAAGATGGCAGGTTCTGTTTAGAAATAAAAAAGATTTATAAACTAGTTTAAAAATCTTTAGACTTAGTTGTTTTGTTCGGTGGGCAACATAATGATCAAGCCATCCGTAAGGATAGAGAACGTCGTCGCCTCTGTGACGATGAACCAGACCATAGATCTCGACGCCATCTCGGGGAATGTGCCTGGGGTCGAGTACAACCCGGAGCAGTTCCCGGGGCTCGTCTACAGGATCTCAAAGCCAAGGACGGCGACGCTGATCTTCTCGTCGGGGAAGATGGTGTGCACGGGGGCGAAGTCGATAAAGGAAGTGCACAATGCCGTCAAGAAGATAATAAAGAACCTGAAGGACAGGAACATCGTGATAATAGGCACCCCCGAGATAATGATCCAGAACATCGTCGCCTCGGCCAACCTGAACGCAGAGGTGAACCTCGAAAAGGCGGCGTTCCTCCTCGAGAACGTGATGTACGAGCCCGAGCAGTTCCCGGGGCTGATCTACCGTATGGACTCCCCGAAGGTCGTTCTGCTGATCTTCTCGTCGGGGAAGATGGTGTGCACAGGGGCGAAGCAGGAGGACGAGGTCAGGGTAGCAGCGGACAAGATATACCAGAAGCTGAAGGATCTGGGCGTCCTCTACGAGTAGAAAGGCTAAAGTAAAGATAAAATGGGCTGAAGACGGAAGAAAAAAG
The sequence above is drawn from the Candidatus Methanosuratincola sp. genome and encodes:
- a CDS encoding signal peptidase I — protein: MDINLRGTLVTALIFFLVFVGAVYTIRIVSGTNLPVAAVQSGSMEPNIPTGSLIFIQATDPSEIVAGPPPIGDTVIYIQQGTQVIDYFLFASYNPLPISHRAIDKVEVDGTYYFLTKGDANYYPDQNPSNPLSWVPEDRIIGKVVYSIPYLGYPFLWFKNIWLISLVVLTIIIIIILPSGERENAKKMAGSV
- a CDS encoding TATA-box-binding protein, whose amino-acid sequence is MFCSVGNIMIKPSVRIENVVASVTMNQTIDLDAISGNVPGVEYNPEQFPGLVYRISKPRTATLIFSSGKMVCTGAKSIKEVHNAVKKIIKNLKDRNIVIIGTPEIMIQNIVASANLNAEVNLEKAAFLLENVMYEPEQFPGLIYRMDSPKVVLLIFSSGKMVCTGAKQEDEVRVAADKIYQKLKDLGVLYE